A section of the Elizabethkingia anophelis R26 genome encodes:
- a CDS encoding outer membrane beta-barrel protein — MKKTLLLGAFALLGFAASAQTTGQFKIGANVGIPVGDASDASNFTLGLDAAYQWRIAENFDLGIATGYHHFFGKNVTFMGYTGKVKDFGFIPVAASAQYSIDPKFFIGADLGYGISTNSDVTKGGFYYQPKIGYQQPKWELYLGYKGISVDGGNIGSVNLGFNFKLK; from the coding sequence ATGAAAAAAACATTATTGCTGGGTGCTTTTGCACTTTTAGGCTTTGCTGCAAGTGCACAAACTACAGGACAATTCAAAATTGGAGCTAACGTAGGTATCCCTGTAGGTGATGCTTCGGATGCTTCTAATTTTACTTTAGGATTAGATGCTGCTTATCAGTGGAGAATAGCCGAAAACTTTGATTTAGGTATTGCAACCGGATACCATCATTTTTTTGGGAAAAATGTTACTTTTATGGGATATACTGGAAAAGTAAAAGATTTTGGATTCATTCCAGTTGCAGCATCAGCTCAGTATTCTATTGACCCTAAATTTTTTATTGGTGCAGATCTAGGATATGGGATTTCTACTAATTCTGATGTTACTAAAGGAGGATTTTATTATCAGCCAAAAATTGGTTATCAGCAGCCAAAATGGGAGCTTTATTTAGGTTATAAAGGTATTTCTGTTGATGGTGGAAATATTGGATCCGTAAATCTAGGATTTAACTTTAAACTGAAGTAA
- a CDS encoding class I SAM-dependent methyltransferase, whose protein sequence is MNPEEHYIDVNKESWNNRVDTHFDSEFYNVEGFLKGNTSLNSIELALLGDITGKKVLHLQCHFGQDSISLSRMGAKVTGIDLSDKAIEKAKELALKAGTDTRFVCSDVYNLPNVLNEKFDIVFTSYGTIGWLPDLDKWAAVISHFLKPGGQFVFAEFHPVVWMFDDDFKGIGYNYFKSDAIVETNTGTYAEKDADMVLHTVSWNHGLSEVFTSLINQKMQITAFNEFDYSPYNCFRHTEEFEPKKFRIKHLGNNIPMVYSLLAQKAE, encoded by the coding sequence ATGAATCCTGAAGAACATTATATAGACGTTAATAAAGAATCCTGGAATAATAGAGTCGATACCCATTTCGATTCTGAATTTTATAATGTAGAAGGCTTCCTGAAAGGAAACACTTCGCTTAATAGTATAGAGCTGGCACTCCTTGGAGATATCACCGGAAAAAAAGTTTTGCACCTGCAATGTCACTTTGGACAGGACAGCATTTCTCTTTCACGTATGGGTGCTAAAGTCACAGGAATTGATCTATCCGACAAGGCAATTGAAAAAGCAAAAGAATTAGCTCTAAAAGCAGGAACAGACACTAGGTTTGTATGTAGCGATGTATACAATCTCCCAAATGTTTTAAATGAAAAATTTGACATTGTATTCACCAGTTACGGTACTATAGGCTGGCTACCTGATTTGGATAAATGGGCTGCTGTCATCAGTCATTTCCTAAAACCAGGCGGACAATTTGTTTTCGCTGAATTTCATCCGGTTGTCTGGATGTTTGATGATGACTTTAAAGGTATTGGCTATAATTATTTCAAAAGTGATGCTATTGTAGAAACCAATACAGGTACTTATGCCGAGAAAGATGCAGACATGGTACTTCATACGGTTTCATGGAATCATGGATTATCCGAAGTTTTCACAAGTCTGATCAATCAAAAAATGCAAATTACAGCATTCAATGAGTTCGATTACTCACCTTACAACTGCTTTAGACATACAGAAGAATTTGAACCCAAAAAGTTTAGGATAAAACATCTGGGAAATAATATTCCTATGGTCTATTCACTTTTAGCCCAAAAAGCAGAATAA
- a CDS encoding PhoH family protein produces MYELNYELKDIDTKQFYGVQNQYFNLIKSSFPTLKITGRDNFIFAMGNNEALKVLQEKLDDIVSFISNNNSIELKDIESILKIKDENEKQLVFDSDILLKGVGGKIIKAKTTNLKKLVKVSEKKDMVFAIGPAGTGKTYTSVALAVRALRDKEVKRIILTRPAVEAGESLGFLPGDMKEKLDPYMQPLYDALRDMIPFEKLEGYIEKKVIEIAPLAFMRGRTLDDAFVILDEAQNTTHSQMKMFLTRMGMNAKFIITGDPSQIDLPKNQQSGLKEAMFILKNIEEIGFIHLTDEDVVRHPVVRKIIQAYSSEEGRMQEK; encoded by the coding sequence ATGTATGAATTAAATTATGAACTGAAGGATATAGATACCAAGCAGTTTTATGGGGTACAGAATCAGTATTTCAATCTGATTAAGTCCTCATTTCCAACATTAAAAATTACCGGAAGAGACAATTTCATCTTCGCTATGGGAAATAACGAAGCTTTAAAAGTGTTGCAGGAAAAATTGGACGACATTGTTTCTTTTATCTCAAATAACAACAGTATAGAACTAAAAGATATAGAAAGCATCCTGAAAATAAAGGATGAAAATGAGAAACAATTAGTTTTTGATAGTGATATTTTATTAAAAGGCGTTGGCGGAAAAATTATCAAGGCTAAGACAACTAACCTTAAAAAGCTGGTTAAAGTTTCCGAGAAAAAGGATATGGTATTTGCTATAGGACCTGCAGGAACAGGTAAGACTTATACAAGTGTTGCTTTGGCGGTAAGAGCTCTGAGAGATAAAGAAGTTAAGCGGATTATCTTAACGCGTCCGGCAGTAGAAGCAGGTGAAAGCCTGGGCTTTCTTCCCGGAGATATGAAAGAAAAGCTTGATCCATACATGCAACCTTTATATGATGCTTTGAGAGATATGATTCCTTTTGAAAAGCTGGAAGGTTATATCGAAAAAAAAGTAATAGAAATCGCCCCTTTGGCTTTTATGCGTGGACGAACATTGGATGATGCTTTTGTAATTCTGGATGAAGCTCAGAATACGACGCATTCTCAGATGAAAATGTTTCTTACCCGTATGGGGATGAATGCTAAGTTTATTATTACAGGAGACCCTAGCCAGATAGACTTACCAAAAAATCAGCAATCTGGATTGAAAGAAGCGATGTTTATCCTTAAAAACATCGAAGAAATAGGCTTTATACATCTTACTGATGAAGATGTGGTAAGACACCCTGTGGTGAGAAAAATTATTCAGGCTTATAGCAGTGAAGAAGGTAGAATGCAAGAAAAATAA
- the uvrA gene encoding excinuclease ABC subunit UvrA, translated as MAHQDNIDIKKEIFVKNAHLNNLKHIDVSIPKNKLTVITGVSGSGKSSLAFDTIYAEGQRRYVESLSSYARQFLGKLEKPKIDDIKGLAPSIAIQQKVISSNPRSTVGTTTEIYDYLKLLFARVGRTYSPVSGEEVRKDSVTDVIDFVKAQKKAPTLILRAPWHYETENFAEQLKTLKLQGFTRLEIGGNVASIEDLESFGFVPEVGTEIFLVIDRFKYEDDETFLQRLADSIQMAFYEGKGYCSIKNADNGKIREFSNKFELEDIVFNEPNIHFFSFNNPYGACPTCEGYGKIIGIDEDLVVPNKNLSVYEDAVAPWRGETMKEWKAAFIKKVAKDFPIHKPYFQLTKEQRQFLWRGDKSANFPGVDNFFKMLEENLYKIQYRVMLSRYRGKTTCPTCEGLRLREESSWVKIDGYNIQSMVELPLDELLPLIQNLNLNEHDAAIAKRLVYEIVSRLEFLVKVGLGYLTLNRNSNTLSGGESQRINLATSLGSSLVGSIYILDEPSIGLHSRDTENLIEVLKNLRDLGNTVIVVEHDEDVMRAADHIIDIGPEAGYLGGEVVFSGDFEKIKKANTLTSDYLNGVEEIAVPKHRRKPKEFIHIKGARENNLKNVDVDIPLESLVVVTGVSGSGKSTLMKDVLAQAVQIELELGGKKADFDSITFPKKLIQNIEMIDQNPIGKSSRSNPVTYLKAYDDIRDLFAKQKMSKHMGLKAKHFSFNVDGGRCDECKGEGVITVSMQFMADIELQCETCHGTRFKDEILDVKFDEKNISDILNLTVNEALDFFRDNHQDKIVQKLKPLQDVGLGYLQLGQSSSTLSGGEAQRVKLASFLVKGTSHDKTLFIFDEPSTGLHFHDINKLMISLQALVNLGHSVIVIEHQPDIIKCADYIIDIGPEAGKYGGEIVFAGTPEELIKNKTSHTARFIEEKLK; from the coding sequence ATGGCACACCAAGACAATATAGATATTAAAAAAGAGATTTTTGTTAAAAACGCCCATCTCAATAATCTAAAACATATTGATGTTTCCATCCCGAAAAATAAGCTTACCGTTATCACGGGAGTTTCCGGTAGTGGTAAATCTTCCTTAGCCTTCGACACTATTTATGCTGAAGGCCAAAGACGTTATGTAGAAAGCTTAAGTTCCTATGCCCGACAGTTTCTCGGAAAGCTGGAAAAACCAAAGATAGATGATATTAAAGGGCTTGCTCCTTCAATCGCTATTCAGCAAAAGGTAATCTCCTCTAACCCGCGTTCTACAGTAGGAACAACTACAGAGATATACGATTATCTTAAATTATTATTCGCTCGAGTTGGGCGCACCTACTCTCCTGTATCCGGAGAAGAAGTAAGAAAAGACAGTGTTACCGATGTTATTGACTTTGTTAAAGCTCAGAAAAAAGCACCTACACTTATTTTACGTGCACCATGGCATTATGAAACCGAAAATTTCGCAGAACAGCTTAAGACTCTAAAATTACAAGGTTTTACAAGACTCGAAATCGGCGGAAATGTTGCCAGCATTGAGGATTTGGAAAGCTTTGGATTTGTACCTGAAGTAGGAACTGAGATATTTCTGGTTATCGACCGCTTTAAATATGAAGATGATGAAACTTTCCTGCAGCGTTTGGCAGACTCTATACAGATGGCTTTTTATGAAGGTAAAGGCTATTGTTCTATCAAAAATGCCGACAACGGAAAAATCAGAGAATTTTCGAATAAATTTGAACTGGAGGATATTGTTTTTAATGAACCTAATATTCATTTTTTCAGCTTTAACAATCCTTATGGTGCATGCCCCACCTGTGAAGGTTACGGAAAGATAATAGGTATAGATGAAGACCTTGTGGTTCCTAATAAAAACCTGTCGGTTTATGAAGATGCAGTGGCACCTTGGCGTGGTGAAACCATGAAAGAATGGAAAGCTGCTTTTATAAAAAAGGTAGCCAAGGATTTCCCAATACACAAACCGTATTTTCAGCTTACCAAAGAGCAGCGTCAGTTTTTATGGCGCGGTGATAAATCGGCAAATTTCCCTGGTGTAGACAATTTCTTCAAAATGCTTGAAGAAAATCTTTACAAAATCCAGTATCGTGTAATGCTTTCCCGCTACAGAGGAAAAACAACATGTCCGACATGTGAAGGATTGCGTCTAAGAGAAGAAAGCTCCTGGGTGAAAATTGATGGTTATAATATCCAGTCTATGGTTGAATTACCATTAGACGAATTATTACCACTTATTCAGAACCTGAATCTAAATGAGCACGATGCCGCTATTGCTAAAAGATTGGTATACGAAATTGTTTCGCGTTTAGAATTTTTAGTAAAAGTAGGTTTAGGTTATCTTACCCTTAACCGTAATTCGAATACTCTGTCTGGAGGAGAAAGTCAGCGTATTAATCTGGCAACCTCTTTAGGAAGCAGTTTAGTCGGGTCTATTTATATTCTGGATGAGCCTAGTATCGGACTTCACTCCCGCGATACAGAAAATCTTATAGAAGTATTAAAAAATCTTCGTGATTTAGGGAATACCGTTATTGTGGTAGAACATGATGAAGATGTGATGCGTGCTGCAGATCATATTATAGACATAGGTCCGGAAGCTGGTTATTTAGGCGGTGAAGTTGTATTTAGTGGCGACTTTGAGAAAATAAAAAAAGCCAATACACTAACTTCTGATTACCTAAACGGTGTTGAAGAAATCGCTGTGCCAAAGCACAGAAGAAAACCGAAAGAATTTATCCATATAAAAGGAGCCAGAGAAAACAATCTTAAAAATGTTGATGTAGATATCCCATTAGAAAGTTTAGTTGTAGTAACAGGTGTTTCGGGAAGTGGAAAATCTACATTAATGAAAGATGTTCTAGCACAGGCCGTTCAGATAGAACTGGAATTAGGAGGTAAAAAAGCGGATTTTGATTCGATAACATTCCCGAAAAAACTGATTCAGAATATCGAAATGATTGATCAGAATCCAATCGGAAAATCATCCCGTTCCAATCCTGTGACTTATCTGAAAGCTTATGATGATATACGTGATCTTTTTGCTAAACAGAAAATGTCCAAACATATGGGACTGAAAGCAAAACATTTCTCTTTCAATGTGGATGGTGGCCGTTGTGACGAATGTAAAGGTGAAGGTGTAATCACAGTTTCCATGCAGTTTATGGCAGATATAGAATTACAATGTGAAACCTGCCACGGAACCCGTTTTAAAGACGAAATTCTGGATGTAAAATTCGACGAAAAGAATATCTCTGACATCCTTAACCTTACGGTAAACGAAGCTTTAGATTTCTTCAGAGATAATCACCAGGATAAAATTGTTCAGAAACTAAAACCGCTTCAGGATGTAGGATTAGGCTATCTGCAGTTAGGGCAGTCCTCTTCTACTCTTTCTGGAGGAGAAGCACAAAGAGTAAAATTAGCATCTTTCCTTGTGAAAGGCACAAGTCACGACAAGACTTTATTTATATTCGATGAGCCTTCTACGGGTCTTCATTTCCATGATATCAACAAGTTAATGATTTCGTTACAGGCGCTGGTTAATCTTGGCCATTCTGTTATTGTGATTGAGCATCAGCCGGATATTATTAAATGTGCAGACTATATTATCGATATAGGCCCGGAAGCAGGTAAATATGGTGGTGAAATTGTATTTGCAGGTACTCCTGAAGAACTGATAAAAAACAAAACCTCACATACCGCAAGGTTTATAGAGGAGAAACTAAAATAA
- a CDS encoding DUF2490 domain-containing protein, giving the protein MKKHFVFMLLTLAVIGKAQNKEHISSFNMLSITYKFSKKWMAYTEFQTRSIEDYSYIDYYEMKGGVGYNINRDNQAFVGIGRYGTYKEQKISQEELRLWLQYTYSHNIGRVNIDHRGRAEQRFFHMSQTGENTTDNRFRYRLSATMPINNPKMQPNTFFVNAFEELFVGPKSDFLKRNRLFTGFGYKFSKSVSTSMGYMWQREFSPNGNKNLHFLYMALNFTIDHSDDDHARVIIPVAD; this is encoded by the coding sequence ATGAAAAAACATTTTGTTTTTATGCTGCTTACTTTGGCGGTTATAGGGAAAGCTCAGAATAAAGAGCATATTTCTTCTTTCAATATGTTATCAATTACTTATAAGTTTTCAAAAAAATGGATGGCTTATACGGAATTTCAGACCAGATCAATTGAGGATTATAGCTATATCGATTACTATGAAATGAAAGGTGGTGTAGGCTATAATATCAACCGTGATAATCAAGCTTTTGTTGGAATAGGACGTTATGGAACCTATAAAGAACAGAAGATTTCTCAGGAGGAACTAAGGTTATGGTTACAGTATACTTATAGTCATAATATAGGTCGTGTAAATATTGACCATAGGGGGCGTGCTGAACAGCGATTTTTCCATATGTCGCAAACCGGAGAGAATACAACTGATAACAGATTCAGATACCGTCTGAGTGCAACAATGCCAATTAACAACCCTAAGATGCAGCCTAATACCTTTTTTGTTAATGCATTTGAAGAGCTATTTGTTGGTCCGAAATCTGATTTTCTGAAAAGAAACAGGTTATTTACAGGATTTGGTTATAAATTTAGTAAATCTGTGAGTACTTCAATGGGGTATATGTGGCAGAGAGAATTTTCACCGAACGGAAACAAAAATTTACATTTCCTTTATATGGCCCTTAATTTTACTATTGATCATAGTGATGATGATCATGCAAGAGTTATCATTCCTGTAGCGGATTAG
- a CDS encoding OmpW family outer membrane protein, whose product MKKNLLIGAFALLGFAASAQTEKGSWVVGGSTSIGFNNVSTKVKSDNTTFDGPKVNTFTIAPSAGYFVIDKLSVGLDLAYTNATTKYDGAKTTSNTFAILPTATYYFTDNTVIKPYLGAGIGYASNTEKEEYRGKSNEYTVDGFAWKVKGGFAYFFTPSIAADLGLSYSQFSNKDNGVRTNVNTFGVGVGLSVFFK is encoded by the coding sequence ATGAAGAAAAATTTATTGATTGGTGCATTTGCACTATTAGGATTTGCAGCAAGCGCACAAACCGAAAAAGGAAGTTGGGTTGTAGGGGGATCTACATCTATTGGTTTTAACAATGTGTCAACTAAAGTGAAAAGCGACAATACAACTTTTGATGGACCAAAAGTTAATACATTTACAATTGCGCCTTCTGCTGGTTATTTTGTAATTGATAAGCTATCTGTTGGACTTGATCTTGCGTATACAAATGCTACAACAAAGTATGATGGTGCAAAAACTACGAGTAATACATTTGCTATTTTACCGACAGCTACCTATTATTTTACAGATAATACTGTAATTAAACCTTATTTGGGAGCCGGTATTGGTTATGCATCTAATACTGAAAAGGAAGAATACAGAGGGAAATCTAATGAGTATACAGTAGACGGATTTGCATGGAAAGTAAAAGGAGGTTTTGCATACTTCTTTACGCCAAGTATTGCAGCTGATTTGGGATTATCTTATTCTCAGTTTTCAAATAAAGATAATGGTGTAAGAACAAATGTAAATACTTTCGGAGTAGGAGTTGGTTTATCCGTATTCTTTAAATAG
- a CDS encoding SAM hydrolase/SAM-dependent halogenase family protein, which produces MPIITLTSDYGTLDYRVAAIKGSIYNELATINIVDITHQIQAYNLQQTAYIIRSSYRYYPKGTIHIICVDSFYHKDRKNIIAKVDDHYFICADNGLLSLMFFDINPDDIYEITLGSRFDDQVNFTSTDIFVPVAAHLAKGGIPEVVGKKTDEIKENSFPRAILNEAEGIIVGEIMYIDNFGNAISNISKNFFNNTLKSYDSFELKFRNFVMSKVNNHYTDVVDDWKNEPQYHGSVSAIFNESDLLEVAIYKGSSMNGASSLLGLSVGERIFIEFS; this is translated from the coding sequence ATGCCGATTATTACACTAACTTCTGATTACGGAACACTCGATTACCGGGTTGCTGCTATTAAGGGTAGTATATACAATGAACTGGCGACTATCAACATAGTCGACATCACTCATCAGATACAGGCATATAACCTTCAGCAGACAGCTTATATCATCAGAAGTTCTTACAGATATTATCCTAAAGGGACAATACACATCATATGTGTCGATTCTTTTTACCATAAAGACCGAAAGAATATTATCGCCAAAGTAGATGATCATTATTTTATTTGTGCAGATAATGGCTTGTTGAGTTTGATGTTCTTCGACATTAACCCGGATGACATCTATGAAATCACACTAGGAAGCCGCTTTGACGATCAGGTAAATTTTACCTCAACAGATATTTTCGTTCCTGTTGCTGCACATTTGGCAAAAGGCGGAATACCGGAGGTTGTTGGTAAAAAAACAGATGAAATAAAAGAAAACTCTTTCCCAAGAGCGATTCTGAATGAAGCAGAAGGTATCATTGTAGGAGAAATTATGTATATTGATAATTTTGGAAATGCCATTTCTAACATCAGCAAGAATTTCTTCAATAATACTTTAAAGTCTTATGATAGCTTTGAATTAAAGTTCAGGAACTTTGTCATGTCAAAAGTAAACAACCATTACACTGATGTGGTAGATGACTGGAAAAACGAACCTCAGTATCATGGAAGTGTTTCTGCTATATTTAATGAAAGTGATCTTTTGGAAGTTGCTATTTATAAAGGCAGCAGTATGAATGGTGCCTCTAGTCTTTTAGGGCTTAGTGTAGGCGAACGTATCTTTATAGAGTTTAGCTAA
- a CDS encoding TonB-dependent receptor plug domain-containing protein → MKKLLLSAIVLIPAAGIMAQEKAIDEVVIDGKFLSLPYKKVSENIEIITKEQIEKAPAQSIEDLLAYYTGVDVRRRGMADTQADVSIRGSSFEQVLMLVNGIRMSDAQTGHNMMNVPFSLASVERIEIIKGPAARRFGQNAYAGVINIITKASGKDEYRVSATGGDYKTWSLGAAADFGNEKFGNFLQVNNTESAGYRYNTDYKIKNFWYQNQMKIKDGSIKFQAGFVEKKFGANGFYSSPAAKDQYEETQTSLVSAIYNQKFGNWGVNANLYWRRAQDMYLFVRNKPEIYRNMHIGNNYGGELNLSYKSSLGVTGIGAEMHQEDLRSNNLGARGRFVTQILAEHHFSFINNRLSIIPGASWVNYTGTGNFFYPGVDVGFDIDKQNKIYGNVAKVHRVPTYTDLYYQSKTEQGNADLKPENALSYEIGYRFSRQKFLFKTSVFGRDSKNAIDWTRANANSIWVAENISDVKTKGLEVEASQGFNSFIKNISIGYTYLDSKAKNNDKGENSRYALENLKHQFNAKLTLGYWKFTNELIYQYNQRVTLGSYNLLDEKLTFSTKDVDIFLLINNITNAKYTGASLVPMPGRWFQLGFNFKGKF, encoded by the coding sequence ATGAAGAAACTATTACTAAGTGCTATTGTGTTGATTCCTGCTGCCGGTATTATGGCTCAGGAAAAAGCGATTGATGAGGTAGTGATAGACGGGAAATTCTTATCGCTCCCGTATAAAAAAGTAAGTGAAAATATTGAGATTATTACCAAAGAGCAGATTGAGAAGGCTCCCGCGCAATCTATTGAAGATCTTTTAGCTTACTATACAGGGGTAGATGTCAGAAGAAGAGGTATGGCAGATACTCAGGCAGATGTTAGTATCAGAGGTAGTTCTTTTGAGCAGGTACTTATGCTGGTTAATGGTATCCGTATGAGTGATGCTCAAACAGGGCATAATATGATGAATGTGCCGTTCAGTTTAGCATCTGTTGAAAGAATAGAAATTATAAAAGGGCCTGCTGCCCGTAGATTTGGGCAAAATGCCTATGCGGGTGTCATTAATATTATTACAAAAGCTTCCGGTAAGGATGAGTATAGAGTCTCTGCAACAGGAGGTGATTATAAAACATGGTCACTTGGAGCTGCAGCCGATTTTGGGAATGAGAAGTTTGGAAACTTTCTGCAGGTGAACAACACTGAATCTGCGGGATATCGATATAATACTGATTATAAAATTAAAAATTTCTGGTATCAGAACCAGATGAAAATAAAGGACGGAAGTATTAAATTTCAGGCTGGTTTTGTAGAAAAAAAGTTTGGAGCCAATGGTTTTTATTCATCGCCGGCAGCCAAAGATCAGTATGAAGAAACGCAAACTTCACTGGTAAGTGCAATCTATAATCAAAAATTTGGAAACTGGGGTGTAAATGCTAATTTATATTGGCGTAGGGCACAGGATATGTATCTTTTTGTAAGAAATAAACCTGAAATCTACCGGAATATGCATATTGGTAATAATTATGGAGGGGAACTAAATTTAAGTTATAAATCATCATTAGGGGTTACAGGTATCGGTGCAGAAATGCATCAGGAAGATCTAAGAAGTAACAATCTGGGGGCTCGCGGGCGTTTTGTTACTCAGATATTAGCAGAACATCATTTTTCTTTTATCAATAACCGGTTGAGTATAATTCCGGGGGCAAGTTGGGTAAATTATACAGGTACAGGAAACTTCTTTTATCCGGGAGTAGATGTAGGTTTTGATATTGATAAGCAAAACAAAATATATGGTAATGTTGCAAAAGTACACCGAGTACCAACTTATACCGATTTGTATTATCAAAGTAAAACAGAGCAGGGAAATGCTGATCTGAAACCTGAAAACGCTCTTTCCTACGAAATTGGTTATCGTTTCAGCAGGCAAAAGTTTTTATTTAAAACCAGTGTATTCGGTAGAGATTCTAAAAATGCGATCGACTGGACGAGAGCAAATGCTAACAGTATTTGGGTTGCAGAGAATATTTCCGATGTAAAAACGAAAGGGCTAGAAGTAGAGGCTTCACAAGGCTTCAATAGTTTCATTAAAAACATATCTATAGGCTATACTTATCTGGACAGCAAAGCTAAAAACAATGATAAGGGCGAAAACTCGCGTTATGCTTTGGAAAATCTGAAACATCAGTTTAATGCAAAGCTTACACTGGGATACTGGAAGTTTACAAATGAGCTTATTTATCAATACAATCAGCGCGTAACATTAGGAAGTTATAATCTTTTGGATGAGAAACTTACATTTAGTACCAAAGATGTAGATATTTTCCTGTTGATTAACAATATTACCAATGCAAAATATACCGGTGCAAGCCTGGTACCAATGCCGGGAAGATGGTTTCAGCTAGGCTTTAATTTTAAAGGTAAATTCTAG
- a CDS encoding CopD family protein, translating to MAYLIIKALHIIFMVSYFAGLFYTVRLFVYYKDTDAFDNPKKDILREQYSFMASRLWNIITVPGGTLMLIFGITMICMNPALLKMPWFHLKLTALIGLAIYHYWCWKKVIQLKNLNKATLPSQNLALRQANEIATFILFFVVFTVILKYALLEYWWQLALGFVGLVIFITLVVKLVNRKRK from the coding sequence ATGGCCTATCTCATTATTAAAGCATTACACATTATCTTCATGGTAAGTTATTTCGCGGGGCTTTTCTATACTGTACGCTTATTTGTCTATTATAAAGATACCGACGCATTCGATAATCCTAAAAAAGATATCCTCCGTGAGCAATATTCCTTTATGGCCAGCAGATTATGGAATATTATTACAGTACCCGGAGGTACATTGATGCTTATTTTTGGTATTACAATGATCTGCATGAACCCTGCTTTACTTAAAATGCCTTGGTTTCACCTAAAACTTACAGCATTGATAGGTCTAGCAATCTACCATTACTGGTGTTGGAAAAAGGTAATTCAGCTGAAAAATCTTAATAAGGCAACTTTACCTTCCCAAAATCTTGCACTAAGACAAGCTAATGAGATTGCGACATTTATTCTCTTTTTTGTAGTATTTACCGTTATCCTGAAATATGCGCTATTGGAATACTGGTGGCAGCTGGCTTTAGGATTTGTAGGACTTGTTATTTTTATTACTTTAGTGGTTAAGTTGGTTAACCGCAAAAGAAAGTAA
- the dnaN gene encoding DNA polymerase III subunit beta — protein sequence MKFIVASGELQKALQTVSGVISGSQSRPILENFLFELENDNLKITASDGETTLITSIPVKSENNGRMAVPAKMFLDVIKSFGDQPLTFVEKESENGIGSLLEILDEKDNYFVALDNAEDYPELPEFDASKSVKIQAGILSEALVNTLFATSNDSLRPVMTGVLFQFNENEANFVSTDSHRLVVYNRKDVMNVDNIEFIMPKKPLAIIKNILSNTDDEVLIEFNENMAKFSFQDNIWICRLIDGKYPNYTAVIPKENPNVLTINRNLLLSSIRRASIFSNKSTNQVRFKLSGNLLHLHAEDTEYANKADMQIPCEYNGEDINIGFSSKFLTEMLSVLGSDDITMKMSQPNRPGIIEPVDGLEENESILMLSMPVIGL from the coding sequence ATGAAATTTATTGTTGCCAGCGGCGAGTTACAAAAAGCCTTGCAGACGGTAAGCGGAGTAATTTCTGGTTCCCAGTCAAGACCGATTTTAGAAAATTTTCTTTTTGAACTGGAAAATGATAATCTAAAAATTACTGCTTCCGACGGTGAAACAACTTTAATAACTTCTATTCCTGTAAAGTCTGAAAACAACGGGAGAATGGCCGTTCCGGCTAAAATGTTTCTGGATGTAATTAAATCATTCGGAGATCAGCCTCTTACTTTTGTAGAAAAAGAATCTGAAAACGGAATTGGCAGTCTTCTTGAGATTTTAGACGAGAAGGATAATTACTTTGTAGCATTAGATAATGCTGAGGATTATCCTGAATTACCAGAATTCGATGCTTCTAAAAGCGTGAAAATTCAGGCAGGAATATTGTCAGAAGCATTGGTTAACACTCTGTTTGCAACAAGTAACGACTCTCTAAGACCTGTAATGACAGGTGTTTTGTTCCAGTTTAATGAGAACGAAGCTAACTTTGTGTCTACCGACTCTCACCGTTTGGTAGTATACAACAGAAAAGATGTAATGAATGTTGATAATATTGAATTCATTATGCCGAAGAAGCCTTTGGCTATCATCAAGAATATTCTGTCTAATACAGACGATGAAGTTCTTATCGAGTTCAATGAAAATATGGCTAAGTTCAGCTTCCAGGATAATATTTGGATCTGCCGTCTTATCGATGGTAAATATCCTAATTATACAGCTGTTATCCCGAAAGAGAATCCTAACGTACTAACGATTAACAGAAACTTACTACTAAGTTCTATCAGAAGAGCATCTATCTTCTCTAATAAATCGACTAATCAGGTAAGATTCAAGCTTTCAGGAAATTTACTTCATCTTCATGCTGAAGATACTGAATATGCAAACAAAGCAGATATGCAGATTCCGTGTGAGTATAATGGAGAAGATATTAATATCGGATTCAGCTCCAAGTTTTTAACAGAAATGCTTTCTGTTTTAGGATCAGATGATATTACGATGAAGATGTCACAACCAAACCGTCCGGGAATAATAGAACCGGTAGACGGTCTTGAAGAAAATGAGAGTATCCTTATGCTTTCGATGCCTGTAATTGGCCTATAA